A window from Manis javanica isolate MJ-LG chromosome 10, MJ_LKY, whole genome shotgun sequence encodes these proteins:
- the LOC140843886 gene encoding olfactory receptor 6C2-like, which yields MRNHTSLTSFILLGLTDDPQLQILIFIFLLITYMLSVTGNLSIIILTLVDSHLKTAMYFFLQNFSLLEILFTSACIPRFLYSLSTGDRTITYNACMCQLFLIYFFGITEFFLLATISFDRYVAICKPLHYMTIMNYRVCKRLIFCCCVTTLLIILPPLSLGLDLEFCASNVIDHFACDANPMLKISCSDTWLTEQMVIVCAVMTFFMTLVCVVLSYIYIIRAILRLPSAQQRTRAFSTCSSHIIVISITYGSCIFVYIKPSAKDEMAINKGVSILSTSISPMLNPFIYTLRNKQVKRAFNDLVKRFKLLSKN from the coding sequence ATGAGAAATCACACATCTCTCACCAGTTTCATCCTCCTGGGATTGACAGATGACCCTCAGctacagattctgatttttatatttctactgatcACCTACATGTTGAGCGTAACTGGAAACTTGAGTATCATCATCCTTACATTAGTGGATTCTCACCTTAAAACTGCAATgtacttttttcttcaaaatttctccCTCTTAGAAATATTATTCACTTCTGCCTGCATTCCTAGATTCTTGTACAGTTTATCAACAGGTGACAGGACTATTACCTATAATGCTTGTATGTGCcaactttttttaatatatttttttggaataacagaattttttctcctggctACTATATCCTTTGATCGATATGTAGCCATATGCAAACCCCTGCATTACATGACTATTATGAACTACAGGGTCTGCAAAAGGCTCATCTTCTGCTGTTGTGTGACTACATTGTTGATCATATTGCCACCACTCAGTTTGGGACTGGACCTGGAATTCTGTGCCTCTAATGTCATTGACCACTTTGCATGTGATGCTAACCCTATGCTGAAGATCTCATGCTCAGATACATGGCTCACAGAGCAGATGGTTATTGTCTGTGCTGTGATGACTTTCTTCATGACTctggtgtgtgtggttctgtccTACATTTACATCATCAGAGCAATTCTaagactcccctctgcccagcagaggacaagagccttttccacctgctctTCCCACATTATCGTGATTTCCatcacctatggcagctgcatctttgtttatatcaaacCTTCAGCAAAAGATGAAATGGCCATTAATAAGGGAGTGTCAATACTCAgtacttccatttcccccatgctgaacccattcatttacactctgaggaacaaacaagtgaaacGAGCCTTTAATGACTTGGTCAAAAGATTTAAATTGCTCTCAAAGAATTAG